The segment CATGAAACTGCCCACCTTTGTTGTTATGTGTAGTAGCCACACCTTTGGATTCTGTTTTCATCCGCTTTTCGACCAGTTTCTCTTTGTCTTTCTGGAGATGTTTCTTCACTAAATGCTTCCACGCTGATGGCTTCTTGCGGCCTTGCTCCCCGTCCTTGTTGTGATGCTCGTGGTGGTGGTAGTGGTGATGGTGGAACACTTTACCTAGCTTGTCCTTGAATCTTTTAAGCCGCCCTGTCCtctttttcctctgttttgcaGGACCCCTTGATCTGTTACGTGGAGGAGAATCGCTGGCTTGAGAGTTctcatcaccatcaccatcaccatcatcacTCTCTGATGGATATGATGATGAATCTGACCCGGTGACGCTCTCGGCATGAGTTTCCCAGCTTGAGCCAGAGGTTGACACTGTTTCCCCAGAGGCTTCGTCAGATTCTTGCTCTGTTGAATAAACTTGTTCTTCACTTTCTGAGCTTGTTCCTGTCTCGGTTCCTTGATCTAACAACAAAGTTGGTTTCATACTCTCCATCTTTTGTGACGTTCTGCCAGGCTTCTCGAAACCAACGGACCTCAGAGGACGAGGCGGTAAAGGCGGTCTCGACTGTTTAACCAGAACAATCTGATCATCGTAACGGCTTCGAACGGttgcattattattattattaacactTCTCAGGCTAGGTGCTACGCTCGATGTTCTTGAAGTCTTCTGACTCATTTGCCTACTCCTTAAATAGCTTTGTCTTGGTTCTATCAACGCTTTCTCGTTTAACCTTTGAAAAGGCATTCCAGAAGATGagtaaccttcttcttcttccatagGAGGTTTGCAAGACCGTGTTTTTTCACCACGAGTAGAACAAAACTGAAAAGCAGAAAGCTGTGTTTCGATACGTTCGATTGAATCAACGACTTCATGTGTTAAAGCAGCCTTGCTAGGCAACTTGACGATACCCCCCGAGACAGAGTTTACTTTAGTAGTACTCGGTGTAGTGACCCTCCTCTCTGGCAAACTTAACTGTGCTTGTGCAAGTACCTGTAACCAAACCCCACCCCCAAAAGATTCAGAAGCAAGAAACACGATGTAACATATGCTACTAACTAATAACAGAGCCGAACCTTGTGTTGTCTAGCCAAAAGTTCACCCGTCGCAGAATCGAGCAACCGTTTTAGTAGAAACTGTGAATTCTCATCTAACTGCGGTATTGCAGAGGGTTTTACTAATGTTAAAGATTAACCGATGAGAAGGAAATTATATAAGATGAGAAATCGCAAGggaaattttagtaaaactcACCAAAAATGCTTGTGGTACATATTCCTTGTTTGCATTTgattggagaagaagaagattatatAATCTTCTCAGTGACTGAAGATCGCATTCAACGTTAAGCGGCTCCatatatcaaacaaaacaatagttcagaaaagatgagaaaagaaaataacagaaaataaccgtttgcaaaaaaaaaaaggttcttTGTTTAAACCGACGAGCGAAGGCGATGTTTCGTTTGTGTcgttttatttaaaagaaacagGTTCGTTGTGTCGTTTTTATATTAAAGAAACTGACTTCACTGATAAAATTACTGATCAACAGTAAACTCTTCCTGTAATCACCGCTTTCTTCTTCACTCCAGTGTTTCATCTTCTCATCTCCGACGATATGACTTTTAAGAAACGAGTTAAATAGCAAAAATGCTTaccaaatttttgaaattataatttacgcccatatataaaaaaatcaataatatacACGGCCATTCTTCTCTCTGTCAGTGTCAGGTTTGATTCATGGAAAACAAATCTGTCAATCAGAATAGTCTCCAACAACGgggaaaagagaaaaatatagttttcatttttcatgTTACGTGTAATAACATTTCAACTTGACTAGACTTTTAGTAGTAAAGCGGAAAGCCATATGGTTTCCACATCATTCACGTGCAAATGTTTCTTTTGCTCTTTGTAATCTCTCTTTTTTCCTCTTAACTTTTTCACCtttgttgaaatatataaatgcCTTTTCAAAGTGACAATAAGTTTTGACCAAACACACACAAACGTACATGCAGTAATAGAACTTTTTCCCAAAGTTAATACGAATGAATATGGCCCATACTTACGTTTCCAAAAGGGAAAAGTGAAATATCTTTCAAAGTGAAACTGAAACACAAGGATTTGCATTCAGATCCAGATttgtttctttagttttttgttCGTAGTAAGAAAAGAACGGCTATAAACTAGCCGTAAGAAAAAATACTCGATGAAACCTTCAAGGGGAAACAATGAAACATATGGTTGATATTTTAAGAGAACATTAATAATTCTGGCTGTTTGAGGAGTTTGTAAATGGCTATATAATAACAAACACTGCAGCATGAATCATAGAATGAACCTCGATGGAACAATAACCTTAAGAAACCCAAGTATGAATGACAATATTTTCTCAACCATGAATCAACGACGACGTTAAAAGtaaatgtttttagaaaattgGCGACGAATAGGTTGAGGGGGATGAAGCCTGGTCCGAGAATCATTTAGAGTTTTTtgtatttgttaaaaatttacTCTTTATGACCTCGAGCCAGACAacattcctctaaaccctaaatcgcttcacaagaagaagaagataaagaagacaAGAAAGTGACCAGCTTTACGAAAGAAGAAGGAAGGGAGCATGGGAAGAGACCCTCGTAGTttcttctatttatagagaGGACAAAAGATCTAAGCCctagatttttcttttgtattttcttacaTGGATTTAGTAATTTCGGTTTAATAGTTTGATTAATTTTGGTTATTGTCTCTATATGGTCTGTATAGGGTTACCTAAAATAGAATGTTACAGTGAAATCCAGAGCGGTAAAATCCGACGTACTCCAAGTAAGTACATTCAATTTCAAACCCTTTTCATGATACAAGTCAATTTCTTCTGAAAAATACCCAGTTTAATTGTCTcttatacatatttaataacCGTCATTTCCGAGGCTAACAGAAATCTTCCCTCTAATTTAAAATCCCTGTCAAGTCCCCAAAACGACATCTGcacatattttacatttacatatgtgtgtatataaatCAAGGGTTGAGTgtttgtaattaattattattattattattttgtaaaaaaaaactaagttgTTGTAATTTCTAGACTGAATTTTGACTTCAACTCCAAAAGATACATGCTAGCTATATGATCATATTATTTTGAATTGTAAAccttaattaattttatagttGAAAAATCCCTcaattttataaacatacacACATATAAACGATAAATAtgatgtgtgtgtatatatgtataaatgtCTAACGTATTGAATGAACGACAAGTACATCTGTCCcgatttttacctttttttttttctacagaaAAATTTGGTCATATTTCTTGATTCGTGCGTATCATCTTGGCGCATGGGTTATGCTAATTTTTTCTGTATCATTGCAATTTTATCGGATGTCCCCAATGGACACTTATTACTTATGACTCCTCAACTAGTCAACTTATAAGTTAAAGAACCTGTGACGAagtctaaaataaaacatcaattatTATCTACCAAAACGTATATAATTGCATGCTTTTACATTTCTGAGGTTGTTTTAACAATTCATTTAATTTAGATAAATGATTTTGCGATGGTGTAGGTTGTTACTAGCGATCAAAAAACATTTCAACCAATTGCGAATCAATTAtcaaacaaaatgatttttattccCATTTTTTCATATGATTCTCATTCTACCATTTACAATATCTAGCCggggttaaaaaaaaaaattctagccGGGGTCGCGGGTTTAGAATCGTCAGATATATTATTAGGCGCCATGCAATAAAACGTAACGCTCATATTTGGTTAGCTACATGGGGTGATGCAACATACATTCAAATTAACTGCTATGAAAACGACAAAACATTGGTTTTGTCTCCACGTCGGTTCGTCCAAATTTTCCTCTTGTAGATCATATCTCATTTGTGTAATTAACTTTCTTTTAAAGTAACACTAGATTCTAACCCACCCGACTGGGCGGgtgttatttttttcaacaatATACCATTTATAATTTCTTCTGTTTTGGATATGTCGTAAAACTATTTTGTACGTGTTTCTATATGTTAGAGTATATTCATTTTGTATCTTTGTTTGATATATAATAGATAGCCACATCCTTTTTTAAATGaatcatctattctattaaatttattaatacaatttattaaCTTGTATGATTATCTAAATGACcacaataaaatatatctaaaatacaaatttatattagtttttggattttcatTTTAATCACATTATATTGGGTTATCTTATTgacattcttttataaatgttattttatcgattttttttacaaaacatagaaatatagaaaacattattaatgaaattaccATTAATggagaattatatatatgtatatagcatAATATAGTATATcttataagaaatatattaaaatttgttaacaatTGGCCCATTTAAatgagaaacaaaattaaaattttaatactttaatTTAGTTGTTAgggaaagaaaataataaattacaataacaattattgttatgatattattatgcaAATAGATAAATATCAGTTGTGATTTCTAGGAAATGGTCCAATGTGACTTTTAAATGGTAGATAAAATCTGtaattctcttttaatagagaagatacaTTACCATTATATTTGTTTGTCTTATTTATGTATAAATGCATTATCATTCTTTTCAATCAAGAAGATTTGTATTCTCTCTAAAAGACAATACATTTACGTTTTTAGACAATACCACAGTATGATTACAAATCACATACTCCATAATGAAAGTGATCTGGTAGctttgttaaatttaaaagtgtactttaataatatttaagtattttgctGGTTTTGGTCAACAGcatttaatttatagtttaatcAACCTTTTGTTTGAgctagataatttttatttttactggGTTGGGTTTTTGAGTTTGGTTTATTTAGGGTTCGTCTGAGAGGCTCAGGCGAAATACTCGAACCACACGTCACAGATagaagaggaaaaagaagatCCGGGTCGTCCATTTCTGAATGAATCGTAGGGTAAAGAGCAAAGTTACCTGGGAACCGGACATGTCGGTGTCAGCGGAAACCAAGCACCAATAACCGAGAAAAACAGCCCGGTTTACGAGGACGACTCTTTTTCACTGACTGCTTACGTCTGCTCCGGTCCCATTTATTGCTCCATCTTTCTCATTTAACGCACACAAAGTACAACACAAACTAgtcgtttttttttattttgattaaaccATAATTCTTGTTAATGTGTACTAGTTTATATTTTGGAGATATGTGataatacaatttataaaagaattttaaacCAACCAATTTTGAAGAAATGAGCTCAAAATTTTATAACGGTCTAACGACATCATATGAAACGACACGGCGTCGTAACATCGTTTCTTAAAACAGAGCAAGAATCACGAGCGCCAAAAACAGAGGAAACTGTAATGCACTGCCTCCATAATTACCATAACCACAATAACCAAttcatatatacaaaaacaTAGCTAggtatatgtatgtatatcaTCCAATCTATTACACAAACCAAGCTTGTGTGTTTACTTCGTTTCCCACCTGTTTTAATACAGTTAGCAGCTCAAATACACTTCTAGGTTTATCTTTTATACATGTaatgaaaagttttttttttttttttcaaatatctTTCTAACCCTCCTTCAACTTTACCTTGCTGACGATAACCTGATAGATTCCTGATCAATGGTGGATTCTTCTTCATCCCAAGTAGCTGGCAAAGTCGGAAGCAACAATGCTTCTTTGTTCCTAACTTCTTCAAGCTGTTCCCACTCAATCCATTTTTCAGCCAAACCACCAGTCCCTTGAAGCATCTTAACCACTTCAGACATCGCTGGTCTATCTTCCGGTGCGCCTTGTGTACATAGAAGAGCCACTTGAACAATGGTTTCAACTTCTTCAGAATCATATGTAGTCAAATTGCTATCAACAATGTCTCTGAGTCTCTGTTCTCTCAACAGCTTCTTTATCTGTTTCATACACAACCAACACTAGTTTCTATAACTTAAGACGCAAGAAAGCTTaagaaaaaagataattctcAAGTCTTACATGATCTAGCAAGAGAACGTTTTCCTCCTCTTCCAAGCGTGAAAAATCGATTGCGCGCTGACCAGTAACGAGTTCAAGAAGCGTTATACCGTAACCGAAAACATCGGTCTTCTCTGATGATTTTCCTGTGCAGAGATACTCTGGCGCAATGTGTCCCATTGTGCCACGGACTTGAGTTGTGACATGAGTCAACGAGGTGTCCACAAGCTTAGCTAAACCAAAATCTCCAAGAACAGGCTCAAAGTTGTTGTCTAGAAGTATGTTTGCAGCCTTGAGATCACGGTGTATGATCTTAGGGTTACAATGCTCGTGTAGATACTCCAAACCATGAGCTGAACCGTAAGCCACACGTTTCCTTGTTGGCCAGTCTAACCCTTCCTCTCCCGCCTTCAAATCTATAATATACAAACCCTCTTCAACACATAATAATAACCTAAAGTCATTGATGAGTACAGAGAAGCTATTGTGTAATAATTAATACCTCTTAGTCGATATGCAACGCTAAGATTCTCCATGTATGGATACACGAGGATTCTCTCAGAGGAAGTTGTGCAGAAGCCAATGAGACGTAAGAGATTCTTATGAACCGCGACGCTAATGAGCTGAATCTCTCTTTGGAAAGCTGCTTCACCTCCAGGACTGAAGTAATCCGCAAGACGTTTCACTGCAACTTTTGTTTTGTCCGGAAGCATACCTCTGTACACTTTTCCAAACCCTCCTTGTCCGATCAGATTGCTCTCGTTGAAACTGTCTGTTGCTAGCTGGACTTCACGCAATGAGAATCTTTTTAGCTGTCCGAAGGAGATCTTCCTGTCATCTTCACCAGCTACATCGAAAAAGATGTCGTTCTTGGTTCTGCGGAGGCGATGGTGGTGATACATAACCATAGCTCCGAGGAATAAGATTACAGAAGCAACGCAGCTTGCGGTTAAAGTTATGTCTCTTAGCTTCTTCTTGGAGGACGTGACTGCAGTTAATAGATACTAGTTTATAACTCTGTTATTTTAGTATATGAGTTggataaataagaaataaatcaAGAACCTGGAAGACGAGAGCTTGAGGAACAAGGCTGGTTCAAGCTTTTACCACATATAAGATGAGTTCCTGAAAAACTGAAGAAAACCACACTATGTGGTTATAAAACTGAGAAAACACTGTGATATAAGTAGGTTCGTGAGGAAGAATAAGATTGTTTTACTCGAATGTTGGGATTGAGAAGAACTGTGTTGGGATGCTTCCTGTTAAGTTAGTGTTTGAGAGATCTCTGTGAACCAATAAGCCAAAAGAAACTCATAAACGCATAGTTCAAAGATGGTTTTATAAGAGGTTTGTTTTTCATGTGGACTTATTACAAGTGCTTTAGATTCGATAGCTGACTCCAGCTCGTGGGTATTGAGCCGTTGAAACTGTTCATTGATAGGTTTAACGTCTGAAGATTAACCATGTTCCCTAGATAATCTGGTAAAGTACCAGATATACTGTTGTTCTGTAACTCTCTGCATTTAAGgcatcaagaaaaaaaaatcatgttttgtatacaaaaaaaatcttgtttaatGGAATCTTTAGAGAATCAAAAAAATGGTTTGTGATGTCTTACAGTGTAACCAAGAATTTCAGTTTTGTAATAGATGGAGAGAGTGTTCCTGTGAATCCATTTGAGGCAAGACTCCTATAAAATTGATACAAAAATGAGTTTCAACACAATGAAAAATcttggaaaataaaatttgactaCTTACAGAGCCACAACGCTCTGGTCTCTGCAGGTGACATAAGACCAGCTAAAGCAAGGGCTCACGAAATCGCGTGTCCATCTAAGACGATTGCTTGAATCCTTAAGTGAGTCTCTGAGCTGCAACAAAGCTCCTCCTAGCAGATTAACAAGAAGTAAAACCAGTTGATACCTTAAAGATCATTTATACAAAAAGGCTAATTATAGATATTTACCTTCTATATCTGGTTGAGTTGATGAAGAAGTGATCCCCACAAAAGttaagatcatgaagcattgtAAGATCAAATGGTTCCATGTAAAGCAATTTCTTAGTGGATCGCAAAATCTTTCACCGTTCCCTGCAGTTTATTAGATATTATAAGAATTGTTATGTATATGAAAGTTTAATTCTTCTACAAGAAACACATAGCCCTTATGATCAAACAATGTTAACAAAACATTAACAAGcaaataaaggaaaaaaatgaatCATGGGTCAAGTTATGTATTAATAACTAAcagctttgtttgtttttgatgTGAAACATTGTCATATCAACTAATAACTTTCCCACCAGAGCTCATTAGAAGCCAAAacatgaagaagatgaaagctTTTAAGCATCAAGAACGACAACTTTTCTTATTGTGTCGTTGACTCTTTGCTTTTGATGTTCAAAAATCTCTCTGTGTTTCACCCAAATACTTTGTAGCTCGAAACTAAAAGAAGCaattaatatattacataaaaaagcaaaaacaaagaagcctaaataatatataaatggaGAAAAAAACACTAACGTGTAAGAATAACAAAGCTTTTGGTACCTGAGTGAGCCATAGATAAGCTGAAACACTCTAAACACAAGAGAACAAAAACATGGGTTGAGAAGAGAAATGGAGGGTTTGTGTAATAATGAAGCCAATAGGAGCAAcaatattgaaagaaaaaatcatataaagaaGATGACTCTTTTAGAAGTTAGTGCCTTTAGAGGACCCACAAAAGGTattgttcaatttttttatccATATGatgtaaagaagaagaagaaatgctGCTTTGAAGGAAAGAGAATCCCACTAAGTTGAAACATCTTCGATTTCTTAATTGGTGgtgtatttgtttcttttttcttgctTCTTTATTTTGATTGATCTCTTTTGCAAGTGTGGGACTTCATTGAGATTGGGACTAAAAGCTGAGATGAATGAACCtacaaaagataataataataaagaacgATCTGAATGAATCAGTCATTTAGACACGAGCTTGATTAAGAAGTAAATTATATTTGGGAAAGAGCTTTTGATTTAGGAATAGTCAGAAGCATGTGTAAGAAGGTTCCACTTGTTCAGATCATATTCCACTAGTCTGGACGTACGATGGCAATGCAAAGGGGCATTTTGTTACATATATATTCCTCTCATCTCTCACTCACCTTCAGTACTGagtgtaaaaaataatatacaaacacaaatatattttgaacaGAAAAAACTGAGAGAACTTTATTCAGTTTGATGGATATAAAATTCTAAAGCATTTTCTTATAAGAAACGCAGGCTAATCAAAGAAAGGATCAAGAAAAGGTTAGATATATTTAAAGAAAGTtaggtttacaaaaaaaaaacataacgtGAGGAAGAAGCTGACTAAGAATATATGTGGGAGAacagttatataaataatatccaataaaaatatgCTTGAACTTGAATATGTTCTTATGCTCATGCCTTTATGTAATGTCATACGATTCTTCACCTTGGTGAGACTCTTGTTCGATCTGCAAAAGATCTCATGATCATCACAATCTACAACGTATATTTAAAAAGTGTAATTTTATCTACATTCACAGataaaacaaacacaaatatattctcttttctataagaaaaaaaaatgaatcaacATAAGTGaataaaaactaagaaaaaaaaacaatatacttGAATTCTAACATTTGAAACTAACATACTACTAATTTAAACCTATATTAAAAGTAGCTTAACTTTACTTAACATTTGAACTAATCTTACAAGTAGTGTATTTGGAAGCTCTAGTCACAAATTTGCAGTGGTGAGAACTAGTGAGAACCAAGgcattgtatttgtattttaaaactTGGATTAGAAACAAACCGGTCGGTTAAACCGGCTTTAAGTATAAGCGGGTGACTCAATTCGACATTTACGGCTTTGCCCCTacctatttaaaaataaatacattggCGCTCCCGACGACTGATTTCTCTCCTCACTCACGCCTGAACCTTCGCCATCTTCGTTACCGTCGCCTTCTCCACTCATCGGTGTATCGTCGATTCCAAAGCATCTCTCACTCTCTTCTCTCAACGAGTAAGTTTCTGTAACTTCGGTTTGCAAAACGATggttttgtttggaaacaaaagCTACTAAAAATATTGCAGATCAGCTGTTCGATAAAATGTCTGAATGATAAATTTTGAACCGTGGTTGTGTTCTCCAGTTTACAGGAGATTCTAGCTATCTCCGACAAGATGCACGTGTTTCTCAAGGACATAGTTCCAGCAGCACAGAACAACATAGACTCGCGTTTCATCATCCTCGACAAAGCAAGATCACCCGCCTCGGCGGCGAGCGGAAGGAGCTGTATCGCGTTGGCAGCGGATGAAACGGCGTCGGTTCACATACAGCTGTGGGGAGACGAGTGCGACGCCTTCGAGGCAGGGGACATCGTGAAGCTCACAAATGGTATATTCTCGTACGTGAGGAACAATGGGCTCATTCTCAGAGCTGGGAAACGTGGGAAGATGGAGAAGATGGGTGAGTTCACGGTTGCGTTCGTAGAAACGCCTAACGTTAGCGAGATCCTGTGGATTCCTGATCCTGAGAATCCCAAACGCTATATTAAGAACGCCGTCGTTTCAGCTCACTCCCGTATTTTCCCTCCTCTGCCTTGATTATAGATGATTTGTAAACTACAGATGattaatatgataaattttgtttttttttgtggctCAACTTCAACTTCGATCGGGTATTTTCACAGTTTATAAACTTATAATGGAAACTTAggtaagaaaatacaaaattaactTACATTAGAGTGTTTAGCAATgaactataaataaaaacaaaataaaaaaggatGAGAAATACTATGATAATaatgacaaatcagcaaaacaACCTCTCTTATAGATGATAAgtattataaaattaagataaagtGGTATTCGTTTAGTTAAACTATAACAATAAGTGCATGCATCCattaaaaaatctttataaactaaaagtaggaaaagaaaaaaaaaagaagaaatgcaaacaaaaaaaaaacacaaaacactTTCAGAAACATCTGTTTCCTTCATGTTCTTTATTTCACCCTGAAACATAAACCCTTGAGAAGAAGACAATGAGATGATTTGGACAAAACTCACTTGACCACACAGATCTTGataacagaagcagctccaaTACGGTGCAGAGCCACCACAGCATCACCATGGTTACACAGTCCTTTCTCAGTCGCCGACTTCAAAGCAGACTCAATAATCTCCTCCGTAGACTCATTATCAGTCGCTTTCGCAGATCCTTCAGCCAGAACAGGAACCAAACCTCTGTATATCAAACTATGCCTCGCCGGCGACTCATCGCTGCAGCTCCAGTTAAACGTATCGCTGGTGAAAACCGGAACAACCACCGAGAGAATCGGAACAGCCGGTCTATACTTAGCCACGAGCTTAGCCGTCGTACCTCCTCTCGTCAGCACGATGATGAGTTTGGCCCTAGCTTTGTTCGCCGTTCTCACGGCCGACGACGCGAGGCTCTCCAGCGTGCTCATCGGAAGCGGAGTCGCTCTGATCATCTCCTTGAAGATCGTGTTGTAGTCGAGCGACGATTCGGCTTCGATGCAGATTTTA is part of the Raphanus sativus cultivar WK10039 chromosome 5, ASM80110v3, whole genome shotgun sequence genome and harbors:
- the LOC130494976 gene encoding protein KOKOPELLI; translation: MEPLNVECDLQSLRRLYNLLLLQSNANKEYVPQAFLLDENSQFLLKRLLDSATGELLARQHKVLAQAQLSLPERRVTTPSTTKVNSVSGGIVKLPSKAALTHEVVDSIERIETQLSAFQFCSTRGEKTRSCKPPMEEEEGYSSSGMPFQRLNEKALIEPRQSYLRSRQMSQKTSRTSSVAPSLRSVNNNNNATVRSRYDDQIVLVKQSRPPLPPRPLRSVGFEKPGRTSQKMESMKPTLLLDQGTETGTSSESEEQVYSTEQESDEASGETVSTSGSSWETHAESVTGSDSSSYPSESDDGDGDGDENSQASDSPPRNRSRGPAKQRKKRTGRLKRFKDKLGKVFHHHHYHHHEHHNKDGEQGRKKPSAWKHLVKKHLQKDKEKLVEKRMKTESKGVATTHNNKGGQFHALVKGFVRHHRSHSKNKNQKLQTTPKRHGVVVKLPKRERVKLEKTNYLCNKYQEHDETKS